TTTCCACCTGCAGCTTGTACATTGTGACTGTAACCTAAGGTGCCAAACTAGTGGGTCctatgtgccatgctggacactAAATCCATATGATGACTACCCCTGAGTGGGCTATCGTGGACACATGCACTCATGTTAAATTCTGTTTCTAATGAGGCTTCTGCTTGGTTCAGGCTCCCCCTACATCAGAACATGCATCTAGAAATCAAGGCTGCTGTCAACTTCCTCGTGAAGATACTTGGTCTGAAGAAGACGATGAAGCCGCATGAACTCGATGCTCTGGGCAAGCACCTTGTGTGCATCCTGTGTGACAAATACCAGGGACACTGGTACCCAGACATGCCGGCCCGAGGACAAGCCTTCAGGTACGGCTCCGACCCCAGACCATGCCTTGGTCCCTGTATCCAGCACAAGGCGTACAAGAGCCTTTCTGGTACACTCAGGAAAGAGCACCAATATCTgatgtagagttgttgcgataccaaaattcaggcatgtccaaaactataacttacagctattagggcatgctgggagttgtagttttgcaacagctggagggctgcagtttggacatgcctgccataaagtattgtgatactcaataccaaccgataaaaataaaacaaaaaagccatgtgcattctgcatttttaaaaatggcaaatcgtgcagtttttttaaaatattttaattgtttggactttttggacgtggCAATATAGGTCTGACTGTAAATGCCTTTTGTGTTTCTACTTCTGAACAGTAAACTTTGTGCTGCTGCATTTAAAGAACCTGGACatctttatttttccatccacTCTTGTTCTTTTTCAGGGACAGCTTGTAGCTTCCACTggtgcaagtgtttttttttttttaacattacttGTTTTGTCAGTAAACCCCTCAATGTCTGCCCTGCAAAGTCATCTGACTACGGCATGATTAGGTTATTGGGTCATTTACTCAGGGCCTTACTTTTTACACTCCAGATTTTCCTCCAACCCCAGCCTTCCAAATAAACACACAGCCACTGTTcagattaaatcggccacagcagctgttttattaataaaataaatgcataacttaaataaaaaaataacattaacccTGATGAGGAAGATCATAGAAGCCCCAAAATTTACCATCTATAAAAACCCAACATGGCACTTCCATCTTGCCTCAGCCGTAAAACACCAGCTTGGAGACACCAACTAATGGACGCCTCTTCGAACCTACCAAGTGCCTCAACtaggagtccagccccaccattttCAATACCATCCTAAACCACCAGTTTCTAGGATCTGCCGCGACAGCCACTCAACCTTGCAAACCCATGCCCAGAACCACACCACCATCACTCAATCCAACCCACTGTTAATAATTCAGTATCCTACAAACATTCTAACCCCTCAACACTTGGGAGGGCAGGAGTTCCTTCATCAAAACTGTGCCTGCTCCTACACCGCCCCCTTGCTTATTAACCCTAACCCACCCCTTTTCTATAAGCCCCTCCCCACCTGCCATTAACTCCTTCCTACCCAAAACCTTTTCATGACTGCCTCCCCTAACTCCGTCCTAGTCCGGGCTCACTGGCCTGGAGATGTCTTAGTCCAATGCTTATCATAGCATCCCCTTGATCTTGTTGCAGGGAGCCAATGGGGTGAGAAGATGAGAATCCTAAACGGGGACCCCCAACTCTGAATTAACAATTGTGGTGTACAGAAATGGGTTTTCTGATATGAAAAGgaattgatgacctagcctcaggataggtccgaTTTCTCACATCAGTTAGTGTCCAAGTCCTGGCATCCCACTAGTCGGCTGTTTCAGGGATGTTATGGTGCATTTAATTACATTAATATATTTACGCCTAAAGATCTGGATAATTATCGAAGCATTGCCACATGGTCTGACCAATTCTCATTGCAGGTGCATCCGCATTAATCCCTGGCAATATGCTGATGAGTCCCTGCTTCAAGCCTGTGCAAGATGTGGAATAGAGTACACGAGACTTCCCCTCCCGGAGGAGATTACCCTCTGGATTGATCCCTTTGATGTTTGTGGAAGGTGAGAGTTTACCTTTTATCTTTACACCTTTATTGCGCTGAACTTCAGTTGACAATGTCTTCATTCTGTTCTCATAGGTTTGGAGAACACACTGATCACTTCACAATCGCCACATTCGAGCACCTTGTGGTAACAGCACCGGTCCTTGACTATCCAGG
The Bufo gargarizans isolate SCDJY-AF-19 chromosome 2, ASM1485885v1, whole genome shotgun sequence genome window above contains:
- the LOC122929149 gene encoding protein BTG3-like isoform X1, whose product is MAVYGGTLETCTTRRTSGGLPLHQNMHLEIKAAVNFLVKILGLKKTMKPHELDALGKHLVCILCDKYQGHWYPDMPARGQAFRCIRINPWQYADESLLQACARCGIEYTRLPLPEEITLWIDPFDVCGRFGEHTDHFTIATFEHLVVTAPVLDYPGTETSDYSSGGPSSAGSTSESSSDDETSGEKAIDKDEAFDFSPRAGSPVIEEMRCCTGSEMVETGAMETRYRVLLVGNGS
- the LOC122929149 gene encoding protein BTG3-like isoform X2, which translates into the protein MARGPVHPPTASSMLPLHQNMHLEIKAAVNFLVKILGLKKTMKPHELDALGKHLVCILCDKYQGHWYPDMPARGQAFRCIRINPWQYADESLLQACARCGIEYTRLPLPEEITLWIDPFDVCGRFGEHTDHFTIATFEHLVVTAPVLDYPGTETSDYSSGGPSSAGSTSESSSDDETSGEKAIDKDEAFDFSPRAGSPVIEEMRCCTGSEMVETGAMETRYRVLLVGNGS
- the LOC122929149 gene encoding protein BTG3-like isoform X3, which gives rise to MHLEIKAAVNFLVKILGLKKTMKPHELDALGKHLVCILCDKYQGHWYPDMPARGQAFRCIRINPWQYADESLLQACARCGIEYTRLPLPEEITLWIDPFDVCGRFGEHTDHFTIATFEHLVVTAPVLDYPGTETSDYSSGGPSSAGSTSESSSDDETSGEKAIDKDEAFDFSPRAGSPVIEEMRCCTGSEMVETGAMETRYRVLLVGNGS